Proteins from a single region of Chelonoidis abingdonii isolate Lonesome George chromosome 20, CheloAbing_2.0, whole genome shotgun sequence:
- the MRM1 gene encoding rRNA methyltransferase 1, mitochondrial isoform X1 → MAFVVVMVQIFKFNIWKAARVSFPFSCNSHFRAVQHFLGQEKEPSQSSSPTGFGNGGNSHHHCSHELPVLGLGDAAARVIPKSRPPPKSYKGFTPQKNLRWPWKSRKRSIEQAASSKEEFRNLREDDFSKEQKRPMPKPMSIERTKGSEILFGIAPCSLAFSQSKRDFFQLFLKSNSSCARPVMEEFAQRAKACGVPVHHVSRQVLDALCKGRVHQGVCLEATPLHPSSLEEAEAPQVGLGTQLIWLVLEQIQDPMNLGAVLRSAYFLGVDRVVTSQKDSCPLTPTVSKASAGAMEVLEVYSTDNLQRFLKAKTEEGWEVIGTVSKSEVEDKVPVISCLEFHWNKPTVLILGNEGYGLSLETRSLCHRMLIIPPGRMLQPGIESLNVSVATGILLHSICSQKIK, encoded by the exons ATGGCCTTTGTAGTGGTGATGGTGCAGATCTTTAAGTTCAACATCTGGAAAGCTGCAAGAGTTTCATTTCCTTTTAGCTGCAACAGTCATTTTCGGGCAGTCCAACATTTTTTGGGTCAGGAGAAGGAGCCATCGCAATCTTCATCACCCACAGGGTTTGGGAATGGAGGAAATTCACACCACCACTGCAGCCACGAGCTTCCAGTATTGGGACTTGGGGATGCTGCTGCACGAGTGATCCCCAAATCACGTCCTCCTCCCAAAAGCTATAAAGGCTTCACCCCTCAGAAGAATTTGCGGTGGCCGTGGAAGTCTAGAAAGAGAAGCATTGAGCAGGCTGCATCTTCCAAGGAGGAATTTAGGAACCTGAGAGAGGATGACTTTTCAAAAGAGCAGAAAAGACCAATGCCAAAGCCTATGTCCATTGAAAGAACCAAAGGTTCGGAGATCTTGTTTGGCATTGCGCCCTGCTCCCTTGCTTTCTCGCAGTCAAAAAGGGACTTTTTCCAGTTGTTCCTCAAGTCGAACAGCAGCTGTGCACGGCCTGTGATGGAAGAGTTTGCCCAACGAGCTAAGGCCTGCGGGGTCCCTGTGCACCATGTCAGCAGGCAGGTGCTGGATGCTCTTTGCAAAGGTCGAGTCCACCAGGGAGTTTGCTTAGAGGCCACCCCTCTCCATCCTAGCAGCTTGGAAGAAGCTGAAGCTCCCCAGGTTGGTCTGGGCACACAGCTGATTtggctggtgctggagcagaTACAGGATCCTATGAATCTGGGTGCAGTGCTGCGTTCCGCGTACTTCTTAGGAGTTGACAGAGTGGTGACCAGCCAAAAGGACAG CTGCCCCCTTACTCCTACGGTGAGCAAAGCAAGCGCTGGAGCCATGGAGGTTTTGGAAGTATACAGCACAGATAATCTCCAGAGATTTCTGAAG GCTAAAACTGAAGAAGGCTGGGAAGTCATAGGAACAGTCAGCAAATCTGAGGTTGAGGATAAGGTCCCCGTCATCAGCTGCTTAGAGTTTCACTGGAATAAACCCACTGTTTTAATATTAG GGAATGAAGGGTATGGGCTGTCTTTGGAGACGCGAAGTTTGTGCCACAGGATGCTAATCATCCCTCCTGGAAGAATGTTGCAGCCTGGGATTGAATCGTTAAATGTTTCTGTTGCTACtg GGATTCTCTTGCATTCTATATGCAGCCAAAAAATAAAGTAA
- the MRM1 gene encoding rRNA methyltransferase 1, mitochondrial isoform X2: MAFVVVMVQIFKFNIWKAARVSFPFSCNSHFRAVQHFLGQEKEPSQSSSPTGFGNGGNSHHHCSHELPVLGLGDAAARVIPKSRPPPKSYKGFTPQKNLRWPWKSRKRSIEQAASSKEEFRNLREDDFSKEQKRPMPKPMSIERTKGSEILFGIAPCSLAFSQSKRDFFQLFLKSNSSCARPVMEEFAQRAKACGVPVHHVSRQVLDALCKGRVHQGVCLEATPLHPSSLEEAEAPQVGLGTQLIWLVLEQIQDPMNLGAVLRSAYFLGVDRVVTSQKDSCPLTPTVSKASAGAMEVLEVYSTDNLQRFLKGMKGMGCLWRREVCATGC, from the exons ATGGCCTTTGTAGTGGTGATGGTGCAGATCTTTAAGTTCAACATCTGGAAAGCTGCAAGAGTTTCATTTCCTTTTAGCTGCAACAGTCATTTTCGGGCAGTCCAACATTTTTTGGGTCAGGAGAAGGAGCCATCGCAATCTTCATCACCCACAGGGTTTGGGAATGGAGGAAATTCACACCACCACTGCAGCCACGAGCTTCCAGTATTGGGACTTGGGGATGCTGCTGCACGAGTGATCCCCAAATCACGTCCTCCTCCCAAAAGCTATAAAGGCTTCACCCCTCAGAAGAATTTGCGGTGGCCGTGGAAGTCTAGAAAGAGAAGCATTGAGCAGGCTGCATCTTCCAAGGAGGAATTTAGGAACCTGAGAGAGGATGACTTTTCAAAAGAGCAGAAAAGACCAATGCCAAAGCCTATGTCCATTGAAAGAACCAAAGGTTCGGAGATCTTGTTTGGCATTGCGCCCTGCTCCCTTGCTTTCTCGCAGTCAAAAAGGGACTTTTTCCAGTTGTTCCTCAAGTCGAACAGCAGCTGTGCACGGCCTGTGATGGAAGAGTTTGCCCAACGAGCTAAGGCCTGCGGGGTCCCTGTGCACCATGTCAGCAGGCAGGTGCTGGATGCTCTTTGCAAAGGTCGAGTCCACCAGGGAGTTTGCTTAGAGGCCACCCCTCTCCATCCTAGCAGCTTGGAAGAAGCTGAAGCTCCCCAGGTTGGTCTGGGCACACAGCTGATTtggctggtgctggagcagaTACAGGATCCTATGAATCTGGGTGCAGTGCTGCGTTCCGCGTACTTCTTAGGAGTTGACAGAGTGGTGACCAGCCAAAAGGACAG CTGCCCCCTTACTCCTACGGTGAGCAAAGCAAGCGCTGGAGCCATGGAGGTTTTGGAAGTATACAGCACAGATAATCTCCAGAGATTTCTGAAG GGAATGAAGGGTATGGGCTGTCTTTGGAGACGCGAAGTTTGTGCCACAGGATGCTAA